tataaatttaaaaaatatttaaaataaatcatgctCATCTATCTAGTTatgtacaataaatatgtatttcttcCTTCTTTGAGACGTTCGTTATATAAAAAgctctttataatttttatagttgttataaaatatcattaattaatgatgcatttttcatatattattaGAAACTTACTTTACGTATTCTCTCCAAGTTCGTTGTATAGTTCGCGCTGCTTTGTCTTCGCGTTTCCATATCCTAGTGGAAGACACTATCTCTAACTCCTTCCTTGTCGGGAATTGTTTCTTAAACTTTATATCCATCTGTTCCTGAAGTTGTCTAAATGTTTCCGTTTCTTCTACATGGCCTAGCACATGTTTAACTAACGCATGAAGAATATCCAgacaatgtattttattgccTCTCGCAATGGGAAGATTAAAACTAACTAATGCCACTGTATTTGGCTTGGATATGCCTAAAGGTGGATCTAGAGATGCTATAAAATCTGATAATTGAGCAAAACTTATGAATTGGGTCGCATGAGGATCGTATCTGAAAATTAACCATTAATTTTAGtagacaaaaaacaaaatgattatCCTTAAATGTAAGAAATACTCACTTAGACCATctgatataaaacatttccaGATCGTCTTCTACAATACCGATCTCTTCTTCTTGATGTGCCTGATTGAAGTTCTCGAGAATTATAGCTATGTACATGTTTATCACAATCATGTAACTTATTATAATGAaagatgtaaaatatgttattgctAAAAGTGGACTTCCACAGTTTCCGTTGCTGTGCCCAATGTCTCCCAATTCACAATCAGGTGGCTGAATCATTAGCGATTCCAGTACATCATTCCAACCAGCTGATGTCATAAGGCTGGAAAACGACACGTCATTTATGGTCTGTTTAATTAATGACACAATTCAAAGTATCGAAGTATCTTACCGAAAGAGTAACTGCATACTTCTGCCAAATGTTTGGAAATTGACAATATCATCCAATGCACCCTGCTCCTTAACATGTCCGAACACTGACATGCCGATGATGGCGTATATGAATGTAATTAAAGCGAGCAAGGCACCTATGTTAAAGAGAGCTGGCAGAGATACTACTAGTGCGAATAGAAGTTTCCTAATACCCTTAGCGGcctagaaatatataaaaacaagacatgtcatttttaaagaatttgttaaaaaaatatgagaaTCAATGTGCAACTTACTTTAATCAGTCTTAAGATTCTCCCGATTCGAAAAACGCGAACTACCCTCAATAATGTGGGAGATATTGGGAGATCGATCATTATGTCCTCCATAACGATGCCTAAGATAGAAGCTAAAACTAGAAGAAAGTCGAATACGTTCCACGGTACCGTGAAATAATGGTATCGTAGACCAACAATTTTAACTATTGcttctgaaatataaaatagttctatagagtatataaaagttaattccAGATATTGTAATCATTATactatataataaacataaaaaatgttgttaaacaTGGAACTATGATCCGTAGACAATCTTCAAGATCCAGTTAAAGCAAATGAGTTGATACAGTGGTCACTTAAAACCAAATTTCATGTTATGTAccttctttttatatatttacttaaataaatgatttaaaattaatattcaagttAACTTACCTAAACCAAAAACAGTCGTAAAAAAAGCATTACTAACTTCTAATACAAAGAAAACTGAGTGTGGTTGATCGTAGTGCTCGATACCCATTGTGAGCATGTTAAGAAATATGAGCACGAATATTGCTATTTCGAAACGGCGGGAATTCGACAGGTCATAGAACATTGCCAGAAATTGGTTCCTCGgcctttttattactttttgagGCTTCTTTCTTCCCAATTTCTTCATAGCtgtgtaataatgtttttggcTTTCAGTAAGAAACATTTCTAAAACACCGCCTTCatactgaaattataaaaaagctttTGTAACTAAAAGTTACgtcaatgttatttaaattactaatcaAATTTCTTTTACCTTTTTCTTGAGCATATTGAAGTTGTCTATGATTACTCCTATGAATAggtttaaagtaaaaaaagaacCGCATACAATGAAAATAACGAAGTAAATGTAAGCATAAATGTTTGCTTCTCTAGCTGGTTGCAAGTCTACACCTCTAGCGTCGACGGCGTCCGCCATTACTTCCATCCATCCCTCGAAAGTGGCCACTTGAAACAGAGCCAGGTACGCAATACCCACGTGGTCGAAAGATATCTTAGAATTTATCCATGAAAAGttattgtaataacattcccatttatcgTTTACTacctgaaaatattaaaacatatttatatatagaacagaataataagtatttgtataaaaaaaatgtttacctcTAAAGGCAGTAACTCTCCTTCGTCATCGACACATTTGAAGAACTTTCCACCAAAAAACTGAACACCCATTATGgaaaaaattaaccaaaacACTAAGCACACTAATAGCACATTAAAAATACTCGGTATTGCATACATCAAAGCGTTCACAACTATTCTCATTCCTTGCCATCGAGAAATCGCACGGAGCGGTCTTAGAGCACGCAAAGTTCTTAGAGATCTTAGCACTTTGAGGTTTTCATTTTCTTCAATCAATAAACTAAACACggaaacctaaaaaaaatatgaaggtACAGTTTTACATTcactttatcaaattaatttgataataaaaaaatatacatacaaaaactaTAGTAAAATCCAGTAGCGTCCAAAAACTAGTGAAGTATCTAAAAAATCCCAACGCTATCCattttagaaacatttcaATAACGAAGATCAAGCAGAATCCCAGGTTGGTCCAATATAGTATTTTCTTAAgtggtatatttttttctaaatggaTATCTTCAAAGCAAAGGGTTATACTGGACGCGAAAATCAAAACTAGGACGAACCATTCGAAAGCCGGAGTATCAACGTatcgtaaaataaatgtacgaATAAGCATCCAACGTTGCCCTAATTTTGTCTGAATGCATGCATCCCAGCAAGAACAtctgttaagaaaaaaacttcgtttaaagttagttatttataaaaatctttatatgaCTTTATAATGAAAGTTTTCCATACATACACGGTGTAGCATTGACGAGGAAAACAATCCTGAGGAACTTTTGGTTCTTTTCTTTTTCCGAAGCCTGGAAATTTTCCCATCGCATCAATGTATTGCCCTTTGGAGTTTTTTCTACCGCCAATTGTTAACTCGTCAACGTATGACACTAATGTTTGCCACGGATGTTTCATGTCCTCTCCATCGGGTCTTTTTATGGTCTCTTTACTTAAAACATTTGACAACTCTTTCCCCTGGCGTCTAATTTTATCTGGTGTAGTTCTGCTAGACATTTGTGCCATTTCATATTGTTCATTCTCATCTGAAATAAGAGaagtaaaatttgacaaccaataaatgtatatactaaaaaaaacatttctgaaatattataatatttttgaatttttataggaatataaatattttttaagaatctAATTGAAtgcaacattattaaataatgtaactttcttgtattttatttaatcgatataaattaatttcagcGCTAAATTGAACAAACAAAACTTTCTAGATAGTATCTTATCTTAGTACCCTTAGAATCCGATGGCTGCGTATGGTATCCAGACGAAGATTGATTTAACAAACGTTGAGCGACTATTTGGTTCGTTATCGAAGCGGTTTCATCTAAATTCTCTTTGGAATCCTCTCTTATACTAGTTATTTTGTGTTCAGTTGCTAAATCACGAACGTCTTTCAAAGTTTCTTGGCTCccatgatttaaattattaccagCCTGATATAAATTTGGATATGCAAAGTCTGATCCTACTGAAATTGGTCTAAAAggaaaattgattaatttgatataaattttggatataaaataatttaagagaaACAAAAGGTACCTGTTTAAAGCTTCTTGATAACTATGACTATAAATATTGTCATGAGGAAAAAGAATAGTTTCTTGCACAGACGACGAATATCTTTGTTCGCTGGgtatggatgtttttttctctttaatgGCACGTTGTTGTAACATAAATTCATTAActagctcttctaatttagtttttttttcagtctcTTTACTCCTCGATATAAGGAAAcctttttttcttacaatagAACGTATTCTATCAAAACTTTTAGCTAATTTTGAATCCTCACCAACCtcctaaaattttacattatctttatttaagaTATCTCACATGTTACTTGggaataatttcataaaaaatagagCGACGTCTTACCTCTTTTCTGTTTTTGAGCTCCTCGCTATTGAAACTGTTGAGGAGCAAGGCAAGGAAGAGATTGAGCACCATAAAATTGCCCATTACGAGAGCGGGAAGAAAAATGAAGAAACAACTCTCTGCCCCACTCGCTCTCTCGGCTCGCATGCAGTCCCACAGAGGTTCAATCCATTCACCACACAGAATGCGAAATATCATCATAAATGAATGAAAGAAATCATTGAAATTCCACCTAAAACGTAAAGATTTACTAAAAAAGCGGTACACAATacagtgaaatataaatagtggTAATAGAAAAAggtgttaaattttcttttttgatgTGTTACATACCTGGGCACAGGATCTGGATCAAACTTTTCAGGAGTGTACGACTTAGAAAATAACTGCATACCGATAACagcaaatatgtatataactatTACTAAAACAAACGTCAAATTACCAAGAGCACCTATAGTCGATATAATAATACTCAACAACACTTTCATCGTAGTCCATGATTGAGCTAATTTTAGCACTCGTAGCTGCAAGAAAAAGTACCAAAAATCATATcattataacataaaagtaaaatgcttaagaaaaaagaaagagaAAACACATCTCATACATaaagaacataaaatacatataatgcACAAACTTAATAAGGCAAACGAACTTGGTGAACTTACCAAACGCAGTCCTCTTAATACGGATAAACCATCAACAAGCTCAAATATAAGATCTAGTAGACTTGCGGACACTATTatcaaatcaaaaatattccaTCCACAAGAAAAGAAATCCTTACTCATTGCCATCACTTTCATAATACATTCCAATGTGAATATAGAAgtaaaaacctaaaatataaagaaatatgttaatatatgagaatttatattacatataacaatgtctgtttttaaaaatagtaccTTATTCCCTATATCTAAAGCTTGTCTGACATTTTCACTCATACCGTGGTGTTCCAATGCAAGAAATAGCGTATTTAGAACTATACAAGTCGTGATGAATAATTCAAATAGAGGATCTTTCACAATTCCGTACAAGCAGTTCTGGAACTGAAGCCAAGACTCGTAGTCAATACAGCAAGTAACGCAGCACTCGCAATTTCTGTCGACGAGTTCATCtaagaaaataatagtaaGTAAGTATTTGAAgaattattatactttatacAACACAGACACACatgaatttataaagaaatagatGAAAATGGCAGAAGCATTATTAAGCAGAACGAATTTACATCATCCGAATGCAAGCTTTAATTTGCTGTTATATCTAGTTGTACATTTTTACAGTAACATGAGCGACATGCATACAAAAGCAGAGAAGGAGCTAAATAGGAAAGACGCAGGACCGTATTTTCGAAAATAAgccaatttgtttttgttctaatgtttttaagtctgataaaattacttatgaaTTCTTAGTTGGATGGTAGGTAGTTGGATTCtgattttttgtattacacaaaaattatttaagttttatcaTCGTTtctattaagtttaattaaatgttatatttaatatgaatgtAATTATATGCGACATTAAAGCGATAGACAGATAGTACATCGACCGCTTGCAGTATACCCTGCAGTCTTCCCGTAAGGAACAGGGGTGGACTGGGGGGCGGAAGCATTTGCATCTGTAGTGTTTTACTAACCTGTGAAGTAAGTGCAATTTTGCTCGTAATTGCCCATATGAGATTTGTGCGTGGCTGCCAATAAACTGAGCTCATTAATTTTCGTCGTTTCCGCTTGGGGGAGGTCGGGCGCGTGCTTGTATGGCCAGTCCGCCCCTGGCGATATTAATGAGGGTAGAAGCGAAAATGCAATagtgttatttaaatgtgaTCTATGGGTTCATTCCATAGAATTGTGAGACTAATTGTGTTTTATCAGCcactattataaatatactttgtaATTATATAGAATCAACTATTAACGTACAAATGTTGCTATTACCCTCAGaacattagtaaaatatgCTTTAAGTCAGTAGAatactttaaagttaaaacatcTAGTGCATGTCATGTCAGTTTGATATACCTATatacgtattaaaaataataaagtattctactaatttttactatcaaattaattgtttagtTCTTATTAACTttgcatacaaaataaatgaataaataaataattcattcttttaattggtttttgaattattatgcGTGATGATTTTGAATAGATAGAAAGatgctattaaatttttttgataaaaatatgtacataataagtaaatgATATACGAaagatgaaatataaatatgttaggAAGATTCACCTGTAACAGATTAGTTAcaatggaaaaatatttagttaatttcttaaatttcgTTGCcaaaaatgaagaaataacAAGCTGGTAGTTAAAAAAGACAACgtaattttcaatgttattaaatttcagatgtcgataaaataataaatagacatGCAAATTTTTACgcagttatttatattttaaatcttatagtATCTATtctacttaattaaataaaattgtaataaattattgttctaTTAAGTTAGGAGTTGTAGTGAAATCGGTCGTTAAGAGCTCTTGTGTTGGCAAAGCATTCATTCTTTAAGTCGTGGTACTTTCATTGTGCTCTCTTATATTAAAGCGTGCACATACTTTGAAGCAATgcaatcaaaattttataaattccttCATTTAACTACAATATAAATGCATAAAAAATTTGAGTGCATTACttattggaaataaaaaatatatatttattacctaaCACCACAATCTGGTTGAGGTAGTCAGGGTTTAGAGGATATTTATCTTGTATGTTCTCTTTTTCTTCCTTCTTTTTTGTCTTTTCAgagtttttttcgattttggTCGGATTACTTTGTATTGTGTCCTGAATATGACTTTCCTGTAAAAcagttactttaatattttattaagaaattaattaaaaaatccatATTTCCGCGACCTCACCGCCTCACTGGTCAAACAGGCTGAAAGACGTGCGCGCGTTTTTTGACCAAAATACTCTTTGCACGCAGGAGAAATTTCTGACACGctacaaattatttagttCCTGCCTTGGGCGTGACATGTTCTTACTTACTTGTATCAGTGGGATTTGAGGCACGGGTGTTGGTGGCTGGGTTGGAAGTACCGGTGGCGGTAGCAGTAGCGTCCGCCGCGGATGCGGGTGCGGCGCCTGGTCGTCGGATGTGTGCTCGCCTTCGTCGTGGTCGTCCACAACTCCACTGTCGTCTAGTGACGACTCTCTGTTGTTACTGTGGTCACTTAGTTGGCGTCCAGCCACACTTAACGCACCACGACCtggttaatgtaaaaaaaagtagttttattattaacatttccGTAGTTTCGATTCTCAGGGAGCCATTGTTCTAATTTAGCAACAAAATCTTTACTAAGCGACTGAGTGTGTTAGTTTTTTCTGGATATGATGATATTGATATGACTaatctattaatttatcaattgtCCAATTACCTAATGCATTGTCAGGATGCAACGTGTGCGGCGGCGGTGGgggtggcggcggcggcggcgggggcGGAGACCCGCTCGGGGTCACTGACCTCGACCGTGATCTTGACCTGAACATGAACATGAAGGTAGAATTGCAAGAGAAGATATTCAGCAACtactaaaaacttaaataaattgttctatacaatttattattattaaacataagttTTTACGCTTGTATACGAGTAGTAATATCAAGTATTACTAGTTAAGATAAGTGAGAAAAGTAAAAAGATAATGTTAAGGTAACAATAGGaaggtaaatttatttttaacacaacaAAAAACTGTTGTTTCTTGTCAAttagtaatgaaaaaaataattataaccgAGATGAATTaccgaaacaaaaaataatttactgatTGTAGTccttaattttaagtaaacaaattttttgaaTCCTAAACTTCTAGTCATGTTGATTTAAGAGCAACAATTCAATCTACATGAATACTtagattgaattttaaaaaattagatcACGTACAATGGTGTGTGCTAAGCGCATCTCCTTGCCACGCTTGAGCTTGCACTAAAAACGGTATTAATATGCAAATTTCTCATCACTTTGATACCGGGTCTTATAAAACCGATGTAGGTGaaggtaatttttattcagcacACACTTTTTCTGAGAAAATCTGCAATGTAGTAACATTGAAATCGTCTTAACTGACGtttcatgaaatttaaaaagcttgattagaattaaatttattaattgttgtcAATATAATTATGACACAGCTTTCTGGGTTTTCATCAGTCTTTAAGTTGGTagcaagttattttatttgagaaaGAACTTTTAAATCCATTCGATAATTTTTGAGTTTACTCGAAACAAACAAAGAATCAAATATCTGCCACACCAATTTATAGACATCAATTCACAGTAAATGTCCtagttttaaaagtttccAGTGATTGTTGCTctaatttttcattacttcAAATCTAATAATTTAACGACCAAAGAAACTACGAAAAATGTTAATGACATTACGAACCTTTCCGATACAGCCGCAACTGCTGTCACTTGATGTATAGAACTCTTGCCTCTCTTTCGTCTTCTCGTTCTCTTTCTGGAGTACGAAGACAGTAGAAGTCCCTTCCGTGCGTCTATGCGCTTCTTTGATTCTTTAGCCAGAGTCCGCACAGACAGCGACGTTGGGTCAAAGCTGAATGTAGAGTCGTCTCTGTGTTCATTTAgatctttttttctttcctagaatacataaaatttaatgagcTTCAAAATTTCAAACTACACTTCTTATCTAGTGGTATCAAATCGTAGATAGTTTGGATAGATAGTTTTCagagtttaaatatatttggtgTTTATCAGACAAGTGTACAGAGTGATCAAAAATCGAGTACCTCTTGCGTAATCTGTGATTCTTCTTCATAGCTTAGCGCTACTACAGCGAGCATCAGATTTATGAGGTAGAACGAGCCAAAGAAAACAACAACGGTGAAAAAAGACACTGACATAGGACCGCAAGATGACAgcacctaaaaataaaactaattagtaTAGTAAAGCCGATCATCTTAAAACTATAGAAAAAAAGGCAATATAAGTAGTCGTAGCCGATGATGAACAGATGTAAGGATGAATAAAGATtcgttttaagataaaaaatacgcTTTAATTTAAGACGCGAAgtcgattaaataaatttattagtatGTTTAAGGTTGAAGAAACAGACGACGAAGAAGGTGTAGATATAGAAGTTACAAAGGTATGTCAGAATTATTATCACATAGTTTCGTTTAATAGAATTTCTTTGTGAAATCGCCTTCTCGGTATTTCATTGCTGTAATAACCAATGAAAAATCTATCATCAACTCGAATTCACGCATTTGCTTCATCCGAGGTAAGCGTTACCAGCAATTAAGTAAAACGTGACTAAATTATTTCGTAAGCGACATTTAACGAGCATAGTTTTGCGGGTACACTTCAAGCCTACGCGTCACCTATTAACCGTAATTTGATTAACGCCCGGGCTGCCGTATCCTTTAACATTTCGTCGTTAAAATTCAAGCCTGATACGTTTTATTTGCATGTgactgaaattaaaacttatttgtaatgttttacaatACGTTTACAGAGGATAATAACATTTGTTACAGTTTTGCTATAGAAAAAGTTGTTGCAGATTACAATTGATAGCAATCATAATGCTATTTAGCCGGTTTCTtagtttttgatttaaatgctTCAACGTCAGGGCTTGTAAACCTTTGgtatttacattgttttgattgtatttattatactcCGTTCATTTAGTAGCTAAACATTGTGTTGTAAATTGTACTGTCTATTCATCAAATTAAACTACGATGTTTATTTATCTTGTAACGATTCTGTATTTGTAGAGCTATTCCTTaagaaaataactaaatagcTGTTGACATTGCGGAGGGTCTGTTAGAGGTTCTAAAGGATAAGACAGAGGAACCTGTACTATGTTAACAAACTTGCCTAAGTAAACAACGGGTAAATGGTTAAAGTAATTGAGTTTGCATTATATAACTTACGCGAAATAGACGGAATATTCATATAAGTtggattaaatttttgtatgattTCTGGTTAGGTTAAAAAATGCAACCATGCGATAAataagcaattaaaaatatatctcttTATTAGCCGCCGGCTGCGATTTGAGctcgaataaattttaataccagactattaaataaacagaCGAATTATAAAAAGAGATTGGAGAGATCCAAAGAGTTGTTTAGAGTTGAATTTATCATAAagataaagatttaattaccGTCAAAGTATTACTAAATTTAGATTTGTTTATATTCAACTGTCGcatattatacgagtataatgatgtgcacaaaatataatattaaaaactcttTTGTAAAGAACTTACCATATTATACACATTTTCCCAATAGTCTAAAGTAATTAGTTGAAAAGTGGTGAGCATAGACCATAGGAAGTTGTCAAAGTTCGTGTACCCGTGGTTGGGGTTCGGGCCCACACATAGACACGTATACTCCGGAGGACAGTGTCTGGCACCGGTTAAGTTACCACATATTATTGGTATTTCTTCATCGTTCACCATCCAGTTAGATGGTTGTCTTATCCATCTGTATTTAAGATAATagattattttcatacaaaattaacgTATGAAAACATTGCATCATTAAGTGATCACTAAGGGAACATCTTGGCGTTAATTTGCTAAACAAGTAAACAAGATAGATTGTCAAATAGGGTAGTACATTTTATACTTACTGCAACCATAATTCATCAGTAAAGTTCTCTCCGGCCTTAACGACTAGATTCTTGACACATTTATTCCTGAGCTCCCCCATGTAGACCTGCAGAGCGAACAACGCAAACACCATAAGGCAGAAGATGGTCAGGGTCATCACCTCCGCGAGCTGCTTGAACGAGTGCAGCAGCGCATTGATGATCGTCTTTAGACCTGGGAACAATATCTTTATATtcatactttttcttaaagccatctgtaaataaaatagtaatatatatacGCTTTTGACATTTGTTCTTCTTCTATAAATAGACTTCTTTtacgatataaatattatgtcaactatttattcaaatttcgcGACTTCGATTAATAGAAAGAAATGTCTTCGAAGTATTTATGACAcacataaaattaagtaagttttatataacaacaaaaacacatatgaatgaatattaacaacatgcacacacaagaatatatttattataaaatttttgagtGCAAACTTTATgaatttggtttaaaaaataacttttacaatttttatatttatatttatgaacttTTAAATCATGctaataaaagatattgtGCAAAGTTTTACAGAAAACgaagatatttaataataatagtaatgaattaattatttacctcaataaatcaattattaagtgagattataaaacaataatgaatttaataaaaataacttttaggtTATCTTTtagtttaatctttttataagAAGATACTTTACCAGGCATAATAGAAACAGTCTTCAATGCTCTTAGTACCCTGAAGGTCCTCAGTCCGGCCAGATTGCCGACTTCCATCCCGATGGTGGCGTAGCCCGAAGTGATCACGACGAAGTCCAGCCAATTCCAAGGATTCCTCAGGTACGTATACTTGTTGAGAATGAATCCTTTCGCTATGCATTTGATTATCATTTCCGCCGTGTATATTGCCAGGAAAATGTACctggaaaatttaataattgtaacaacACGCCAATAGATGTCGCCAGTTGCAAGCCTAAGTGTAATAACACGTCAATAGATGTCGCCAGTTGCAAGCCTACGTCATCCTCCCACCGCCAATGACACCTGCCATGCCTGGAGGGGGAAGCGTAGCCAGCCTATATAAGCCAATGCGCAGCTCATTTAGATGAGACACTCCGCTACAGACTGTTGAGGCGAACGGACGTGTTCGCTCGCCGCACATCTGTTTTTCCGCCCGACATTACGTTGAGCAATCCGCACCTGCGCGCGCCATAAAAGGTGCCGCCGTCCTTTGTTCGCGAGCCGATTGTGTCGGCGCAATTTTTATTGCGCCCGCCTTCTGGTAAGCGCTAATCCTAGTTTCTAGGTAGAACGTCGTAACGTCTATTGTTCCGCTAAGGATCTATTATTGCTCTGCCATCTGGCAAGCCATCTGGTTTCTTGGGATAGCGACGTCATTGTTTCCGACTTCGGGAACTGCGTGAAAGAAATTGTGAAGTGCAGTTTTCACTGCGCTGAGCAATATCTTAATAACCGCAATTTTGAGAAAGGCTAGCGGATACCTAACGGTGATAACGAAGCTAGTCAGGTAGCCCCGTTCGCCTGCGTTTCCCCTTCAGGGAACCTCGTAATTCGGAAGGGACCTCCATCATTGGCCTTGGGTAGTGCCCTAGTCAACGTTGGTCCACGCTTGGCCCTTTAGAGCCCACGGGTAGCTTTAGTTAGACCTAAGTACACACCCGAGTGCACAATAAGATCGGCACTCGGACACACTAGGGCTACACGTAGTAGGCACACATCCTCCCTGCTAAACCCAGCAGGGAGGGAGCTAGGGATACACACCCCGGCATCCCACCGGGAAACTACATATAAATTAGATTTGGTCCACCATAAGTCCAAATGGCGGACCAGAGTTTAGTAGGCGTTCTTGACTTCCTCAGGGCTAAGTTCCCTGATGCGTTCAAGGCTTTAACCGCCTCTTTATTGGAATCGGAATCCGGGGCCCCCGCAGTGCCTCCTAAATCGCTCGACTCGACGCCATCAACCACCGACACTGAGGAGATGGAGTTGGACTCCCCCTTGTCCCCCGACAACCCCGAAGATGCAGACGGCTTGTTCACGGAGGTGAGGAACAAGAAGAAGCGCAAGAAGCGCTCTTCCCCCGCTCCCTCGTCGGCGTCATCATCGTCCCCATCTCCCGTGCCTCAGAAGGCGCCGCGCCCATGTCCCCAGCTCGAACCCGGATCTTCCCAGCTGGTTCAAATCCC
This DNA window, taken from Papilio machaon chromosome 16, ilPapMach1.1, whole genome shotgun sequence, encodes the following:
- the LOC106715826 gene encoding sodium channel protein 60E isoform X2 translates to MPRRRLSVEDGARLPRKYEPFPPNLYGRPLEEIDNFIYDETFCVVSKRFRKNYIHRFTATRSLFWWSPWSPVRRACVYLSTNQYFDYFVMATILLNCVFLAMSETIEEAEYIFLAIYTAEMIIKCIAKGFILNKYTYLRNPWNWLDFVVITSGYATIGMEVGNLAGLRTFRVLRALKTVSIMPGLKTIINALLHSFKQLAEVMTLTIFCLMVFALFALQVYMGELRNKCVKNLVVKAGENFTDELWLQWIRQPSNWMVNDEEIPIICGNLTGARHCPPEYTCLCVGPNPNHGYTNFDNFLWSMLTTFQLITLDYWENVYNMVLSSCGPMSVSFFTVVVFFGSFYLINLMLAVVALSYEEESQITQEERKKDLNEHRDDSTFSFDPTSLSVRTLAKESKKRIDARKGLLLSSYSRKRTRRRKRGKSSIHQVTAVAAVSERSRSRSRSVTPSGSPPPPPPPPPPPPPHTLHPDNALGRGALSVAGRQLSDHSNNRESSLDDSGVVDDHDEGEHTSDDQAPHPHPRRTLLLPPPVLPTQPPTPVPQIPLIQESHIQDTIQSNPTKIEKNSEKTKKKEEKENIQDKYPLNPDYLNQIVVLGADWPYKHAPDLPQAETTKINELSLLAATHKSHMGNYEQNCTYFTDELVDRNCECCVTCCIDYESWLQFQNCLYGIVKDPLFELFITTCIVLNTLFLALEHHGMSENVRQALDIGNKVFTSIFTLECIMKVMAMSKDFFSCGWNIFDLIIVSASLLDLIFELVDGLSVLRGLRLLRVLKLAQSWTTMKVLLSIIISTIGALGNLTFVLVIVIYIFAVIGMQLFSKSYTPEKFDPDPVPRWNFNDFFHSFMMIFRILCGEWIEPLWDCMRAERASGAESCFFIFLPALVMGNFMVLNLFLALLLNSFNSEELKNRKEEVGEDSKLAKSFDRIRSIVRKKGFLISRSKETEKKTKLEELVNEFMLQQRAIKEKKTSIPSEQRYSSSVQETILFPHDNIYSHSYQEALNRPISVGSDFAYPNLYQAGNNLNHGSQETLKDVRDLATEHKITSIREDSKENLDETASITNQIVAQRLLNQSSSGYHTQPSDSKDENEQYEMAQMSSRTTPDKIRRQGKELSNVLSKETIKRPDGEDMKHPWQTLVSYVDELTIGGRKNSKGQYIDAMGKFPGFGKRKEPKVPQDCFPRQCYTVCSCWDACIQTKLGQRWMLIRTFILRYVDTPAFEWFVLVLIFASSITLCFEDIHLEKNIPLKKILYWTNLGFCLIFVIEMFLKWIALGFFRYFTSFWTLLDFTIVFVSVFSLLIEENENLKVLRSLRTLRALRPLRAISRWQGMRIVVNALMYAIPSIFNVLLVCLVFWLIFSIMGVQFFGGKFFKCVDDEGELLPLEVVNDKWECYYNNFSWINSKISFDHVGIAYLALFQVATFEGWMEVMADAVDARGVDLQPAREANIYAYIYFVIFIVCGSFFTLNLFIGVIIDNFNMLKKKYEGGVLEMFLTESQKHYYTAMKKLGRKKPQKVIKRPRNQFLAMFYDLSNSRRFEIAIFVLIFLNMLTMGIEHYDQPHSVFFVLEVSNAFFTTVFGLEAIVKIVGLRYHYFTVPWNVFDFLLVLASILGIVMEDIMIDLPISPTLLRVVRVFRIGRILRLIKAAKGIRKLLFALVVSLPALFNIGALLALITFIYAIIGMSVFGHVKEQGALDDIVNFQTFGRSMQLLFRLMTSAGWNDVLESLMIQPPDCELGDIGHSNGNCGSPLLAITYFTSFIIISYMIVINMYIAIILENFNQAHQEEEIGIVEDDLEMFYIRWSKYDPHATQFISFAQLSDFIASLDPPLGISKPNTVALVSFNLPIARGNKIHCLDILHALVKHVLGHVEETETFRQLQEQMDIKFKKQFPTRKELEIVSSTRIWKREDKAARTIQRTWREYVKRKNRSPSNEEESTKWSPGGGWGGRLSALLHVRRGSHASSRKSSRASDASDFSDLGGAWLNLPLLLLPGAAPGEQPSGSDGAPPRRRSAYGLPLFLRHQDAVDEDSVPKRAGSLRLMSRRNSARRATTPVRARTPSPKANSSVSILVTEASPDAAPPPTAPPTVVRVLVHRESDEQPS